From a single Ruegeria sp. HKCCD4315 genomic region:
- a CDS encoding N-acetylmuramic acid 6-phosphate etherase → MNTPVTEQLHPNAIGLDTRPLSDVAALLAQSQALAASAPLDAVGPICDGAQAMAATVRAKGVLRYLAAGSSGLMAAADALELGGTFSIPANQVQIHMAGGLPSSAEMPGDVEDISTTLTDELAELSVRDTLIAVSASGTTPYTIAAARIARDKGAQVIGIANNAGSELLQLSDHAVLLETPPELVSGSTRMGAGTAQKIALNMLSTLMAVELGHIQDGMMINLRADNDKLRARANGIVCQLTGVDPKQAASALNITGGDLKCAVLVAAGVGSDEAAQALLDETNGHLRPAMNRLKRNNENTNLGEAK, encoded by the coding sequence TTGAACACACCTGTGACAGAACAGTTGCACCCAAATGCAATCGGGCTCGACACGCGCCCACTGTCAGATGTCGCTGCCCTTCTGGCGCAGTCGCAAGCCTTGGCCGCGTCTGCGCCACTGGATGCGGTGGGGCCAATCTGTGATGGGGCACAGGCCATGGCGGCCACGGTCCGGGCGAAAGGCGTTCTGCGCTATTTGGCGGCAGGTTCCTCTGGCCTCATGGCTGCAGCGGATGCTCTGGAACTTGGGGGCACTTTTTCCATCCCGGCAAATCAGGTCCAAATTCACATGGCGGGCGGATTGCCTTCCAGCGCAGAGATGCCCGGAGATGTCGAAGACATCTCGACCACTCTTACAGATGAATTGGCCGAACTTTCCGTCCGTGACACACTGATCGCAGTTTCGGCCAGTGGAACTACACCTTACACCATCGCAGCCGCTCGCATTGCTCGCGACAAAGGTGCCCAGGTCATTGGCATCGCCAACAACGCTGGCTCCGAACTCTTGCAGCTATCGGATCATGCGGTCTTGCTGGAGACCCCGCCGGAACTTGTATCCGGCTCGACCCGAATGGGCGCAGGCACCGCGCAGAAAATTGCGTTGAATATGCTTTCCACACTGATGGCTGTCGAGTTGGGCCATATTCAGGACGGAATGATGATCAACCTACGCGCCGACAACGACAAGTTACGTGCTCGCGCCAACGGGATCGTCTGTCAGCTGACGGGCGTTGATCCCAAACAAGCGGCATCGGCGCTGAACATCACGGGCGGCGACCTCAAATGTGCGGTACTCGTCGCAGCAGGTGTCGGATCTGATGAAGCCGCGCAAGCACTTCTGGATGAAACAAACGGCCACC
- a CDS encoding BadF/BadG/BcrA/BcrD ATPase family protein — MDNLVLAIDGGGTRCRLALSDRARSWRVEVGSANVSTDFDASCAELSEGLAALGQQAGIDVADLAKVPAYLGLAGITGPAIADRLAAVLPFTHVRIEDDRPSALRGALGPRDGFVAHCGTGSFLAMQQGGKPSFAGGWGPVLGDQASAQWVGKRALSEVLECADGVIASSELSGHLLRRFEGATGIVKAASTMSPTEFGALAPVVTQSAGKGDTIAMSIMQAGADYLADRLKKMGWIPGVPICLTGGIGPHYAAFLPKDMQQVLTQPSGDPLSGAIALAQAFKEEVEHERC; from the coding sequence ATGGATAATCTGGTTTTGGCAATAGACGGTGGAGGTACGCGGTGCCGCCTCGCTTTGTCGGATCGTGCTCGAAGCTGGCGGGTTGAGGTTGGGTCGGCGAACGTGTCGACCGATTTCGATGCGTCCTGTGCTGAGCTTTCGGAAGGATTGGCCGCCTTGGGTCAACAAGCTGGCATTGACGTCGCAGACCTCGCCAAAGTGCCGGCATACCTGGGTTTGGCAGGTATCACGGGGCCTGCGATAGCTGATCGTCTGGCCGCGGTCCTGCCCTTTACGCATGTGCGCATAGAAGATGATCGCCCATCTGCCCTTCGCGGGGCGTTAGGGCCACGTGACGGGTTTGTTGCACATTGTGGAACCGGGTCGTTTCTGGCCATGCAGCAGGGTGGAAAGCCAAGTTTTGCCGGAGGATGGGGGCCGGTGTTGGGGGACCAGGCTTCGGCTCAGTGGGTCGGAAAACGGGCATTGTCCGAGGTGCTGGAATGTGCTGACGGGGTGATTGCGTCGTCTGAACTGTCCGGGCACTTGCTGCGCCGGTTCGAGGGTGCGACTGGTATCGTCAAAGCCGCATCGACAATGTCTCCTACGGAATTTGGTGCCCTTGCACCTGTCGTCACACAGTCTGCGGGGAAGGGGGACACAATTGCGATGTCGATCATGCAGGCGGGTGCCGACTATTTGGCGGACAGGCTGAAAAAGATGGGCTGGATCCCCGGTGTTCCCATTTGCCTGACGGGTGGAATAGGTCCGCACTACGCTGCCTTTTTGCCAAAAGACATGCAGCAAGTTTTAACGCAGCCATCAGGCGATCCGCTTTCAGGGGCAATCGCTTTGGCGCAAGCGTTCAAAGAGGAGGTCGAACATGAGCGTTGTTGA
- a CDS encoding GntR family transcriptional regulator — protein sequence MSVVDFLKPEGWLGQSAGPRYVQLRQRLEQGIEEGILPPNSSLPPEREIAELTDLSRVTVRKAIQELVRKGTIEQRQGSGSFVREPVARVEQSLSHLTSFTEDMERRGFETTSTWLERGIFLPAPDEMLALGLSANDQVARIHRLRAAGGRPMALERAALPLDILPNPTEVTGSLYAVLEQSGRRPVRAIQKISAINLEATEARLLDVAEGTAGLRIQRTSYLESGRVAELTRSIYRGDAYDFVAELRLSN from the coding sequence ATGAGCGTTGTTGATTTCCTAAAGCCCGAGGGCTGGCTGGGCCAGTCTGCCGGACCACGTTACGTGCAGCTGCGCCAGCGGCTTGAACAGGGGATCGAGGAAGGTATCCTGCCGCCAAACAGCTCTCTGCCGCCCGAACGTGAGATCGCGGAATTGACCGACCTGTCGCGTGTAACAGTCCGCAAGGCCATTCAGGAGTTGGTGCGCAAAGGAACAATCGAGCAACGGCAAGGCTCAGGTTCGTTTGTGCGGGAACCAGTCGCGCGGGTCGAGCAGTCCCTGTCGCATCTGACCTCATTCACCGAGGATATGGAGCGGCGTGGTTTTGAAACGACCTCGACGTGGCTGGAGCGGGGAATTTTCCTGCCCGCACCCGATGAAATGCTGGCGTTGGGCCTGTCGGCCAATGATCAAGTGGCCCGAATCCACCGTCTGCGTGCAGCCGGAGGACGCCCGATGGCCTTAGAACGCGCCGCGCTGCCATTGGACATCCTACCCAACCCCACCGAGGTGACCGGGTCGCTTTATGCCGTACTTGAACAGTCAGGTCGTCGCCCGGTCCGCGCGATCCAAAAGATCTCGGCCATCAATCTTGAAGCAACCGAAGCGCGGCTGCTGGACGTCGCCGAGGGGACGGCAGGATTGCGTATTCAGCGTACGTCATATCTGGAAAGCGGACGTGTGGCCGAACTCACCCGTTCCATCTATCGCGGGGATGCCTACGATTTCGTGGCCGAACTGCGCCTATCAAACTGA
- a CDS encoding SIS domain-containing protein yields the protein MSNQLTLMRQEINEVPVAVDRLLTEGSEAIKSAAQEVRARDPLFLISVARGSSDHACSYLKYASELLLGLPMASVGPSVKSIYGVDMRCPNALCISVSQSGQSPDIVRLTQSLTQGGSYSVAITNDTGSALANVASAALPIHAGPELSVAATKTFVTSLVAGLWLLAEIKGDADLLAAIRNLPKDLEQAIACDWGVVIDAIDGQSLFTLGRGTSWAISNEAALKFKETCQIHAESYSSAEVLHGPVSIVDQGFPVLAFSSGDAAEANIAEVADALAAKGAQVFATTDRVKDAVSLPHVRTAHWMTDPVAAIASFYGMVEAVAARRGINPDTPRHLRKVTETV from the coding sequence ATGTCCAACCAACTCACGCTTATGCGGCAGGAAATCAACGAAGTACCTGTCGCCGTTGACCGCCTGCTGACCGAAGGATCCGAGGCCATCAAATCAGCGGCGCAAGAAGTGCGCGCGCGCGATCCGCTCTTTTTGATTTCTGTTGCGCGGGGATCATCCGATCATGCTTGCAGCTATCTGAAATACGCGTCAGAGCTGTTGCTGGGCCTGCCCATGGCGTCGGTTGGGCCAAGCGTCAAATCGATCTACGGCGTCGATATGCGCTGTCCAAACGCGCTGTGCATATCGGTGTCGCAATCTGGGCAAAGCCCAGACATTGTTCGCCTGACCCAATCGCTGACCCAAGGCGGCTCTTATTCTGTGGCGATTACCAATGATACCGGTTCGGCCCTGGCGAATGTTGCCTCGGCCGCGCTGCCCATTCATGCCGGGCCAGAGTTGAGTGTCGCAGCGACCAAAACATTTGTGACGTCTTTGGTTGCGGGGCTTTGGTTGCTGGCCGAGATCAAAGGCGACGCAGATTTGCTGGCGGCCATCCGCAACCTGCCCAAAGATCTGGAGCAGGCCATTGCCTGCGACTGGGGTGTAGTAATCGATGCGATCGATGGCCAGTCGCTGTTCACGTTGGGCCGCGGAACGTCCTGGGCGATCTCGAACGAGGCGGCGTTAAAGTTCAAGGAAACCTGCCAGATCCACGCCGAAAGCTACTCCTCTGCCGAAGTGTTGCACGGTCCGGTTTCAATAGTGGATCAAGGTTTTCCGGTCCTCGCCTTTTCCTCCGGCGACGCTGCCGAGGCAAATATTGCAGAGGTCGCAGATGCACTTGCCGCCAAGGGTGCACAGGTTTTTGCAACGACGGATCGCGTAAAGGATGCTGTTTCGCTGCCGCATGTGCGGACAGCGCATTGGATGACCGATCCTGTCGCTGCCATTGCTTCTTTCTATGGTATGGTTGAAGCCGTCGCTGCGCGTCGCGGCATCAACCCTGATACACCGCGCCATCTTCGGAAAGTGACCGAAACAGTATGA